GGTATGCAACTGTATTTTGCATTTTCAACTTCTCTTCCAACCAATAATCGTTCTCTTGAATAGGATCGTCGTTGGAATCAACAGCTGTAGAGGTCGAAGTCGATGTAGAAGTCGATGTGGTCGCGGTAGACTTTCCGACGGAAGATACTGCTTTGTTCGGAGGAACTGACACTTCAGAGTGGTCGTCAGTTTTTGTAGCCGTCTCATTCTGATTTTTAGCCACTGAGCTTTTGGAACTCAACGTCCCCGCGGCTGCTTTGGCAATGAGACTTTTGAGAGCTGCCAGACCAAGAGCAGGTGTAATAGCTGTGACCACTTTTGCATCCTTTGGCTGGTCGATTTTCTTTGTCTTAGTATCGGCTAGATCAGGACTCACAGATTGGCTTTCAGTTGctactttttctttggctATCGGGATAGGGGTTGACGACTCGGTCTTCTTATGAGTTTCCGGACTTTTCTCGCTCGATGACGAACTCTCGGAAATGGATTCCCTTATTCCAGTCCCCTCATCACTGGATTTTGACTGGCTCTTACCTGCAGGCAAGAGAAAGCAGGCAATCATTCAAATTAGAGTTTCGAGAATTTTGTATAATAAAACTACGTGTCGTGTTTCCCCTAGCTCAGCAAATACAGATGCAAAGTTCAGCTTTTATTGAACAACGGGCAGATTTAAGACTACACCAAATGTCATCACATCAAGATTATTATTAGAGATTGGTAGTGTTGAGTTAGGTTTCCCCCAGGAGGATGGTTTTGTGTGATAACAGCTTCATGCGATTGTACAGTATCCTGTAAGAGCAATAGACCctaaaaaaaagcagaaaacTTTACATCTGATTCCTGTTCGTTTAAGATTTTCCAGTTTTAAGCTGCGGGATCAgatatgtttttaaaaatctacaggatacttttaaattaaaaggaaACTAGGTATGTTAAAAGCCTATGGGTGAGACAGTGAAAAATTcgcaataaacaaaaaaaaataatctaaataagaacaagatcgGTTATTTCCTCCTTATTCGGATGAATCATCACATGGAAACAGGTTAAATTAGCAGAGGACACGGAATGGAGAAGAAAGGGAAGCGTATAAATATGTGATGGTTCATTTCGTGTTTAGTTTCGATATCGTGCTTTCGTGGCCTGCTCAGCCGCCCGCAGGTAGCCGTTGACGCTGAAATTACCTTGGGCTTCTTCTGCTGCATAGTTTGTTGACGCGGCGGCGGCAGTTGGGGAGACGGGAGGAAATTGAACGCGTTCGTACAGAGGCTCTTTCTCCTCCATCTCGATGtaacgttcttcttcttcttcttcgtcgtcgtcgtcttccacTGCATCGATTTCGTCCATCAGCGAATTGTGATGCGTTGGCTGGGGGAGCGGGAGCTGTTGCGGTGGGACTTGCTGCGGGAGTTGTTGGGTGACGTAGGGTTTCGGGTCCTCTTTGCGCACTTGCATCCGTTTCAACATGTCGTTGACATCTTCGTAGTGCTTGTTGACATTGTCGTATTTCATTGAACCTCTGCGGCTATCGTCGGCTCGGCTGGGAGACTTGTCTTTGGTCGCCAGCTGCTCGCTTTTTAATTGCACCGGGACAGAGTCGCGAGTGCGGTCTTCTTTGATGTTGAATGTCAAATTCGACATGACCACGGGAAGGTCTTCCTCCTCGACTGCCTGTTGCTCCGATTGATGCTCGTGGTGATCGGATGTACGACAACAAACTGCACAGATGCGGGTTTCGGCCTTGTTGTGATAAGTGCAATGAGTACACTCCCAATCCTTGTCAAAGTCCTTGTCAACTGCGGGTACTGAAGGTGAAATTTTGGGACTTCTAGGGCGGGCGCCACTAGATAGATGGACCGGCCCATAATCCTTATTCTTACCGCTCCGACCAGAGACCGAGGACTTACGTGGGGAAGTGGGTCTATCATGCAACGAATCGTCACTGTCTCCGGATAAATCTTCCGATTCGGACCAGCGTCCGGGCTTGGAGCTCGTGGATCCACCACCATGGCGATTTGGCTTCTGAGAGGAACTCTGAGAGGAGCGCTGCGACGATCGCTGCGATTTTTGAGAGCGTCTCGATCGTTGGCTGGACGCCGGTGATGGCGGTCGTGGGTCGTAGGGTTGTTGTCCagaattcatcatcatcataggACCAGCTGGCCCACCCATCAGATGACTCTGGCTACCAGTCAAGTACATCATGGATGGATGAAAGTGTGGGTACATCATTGGGTGGTGCATCATGTGTTGTTGGGGCCACATGCCATGAGTACCGTCTGGAACAGCCGACATGCTCAAATTGCTGGGAGTTCTTTTCATTGGGGAATCCACGACACCCATATGCGCCAACATCGGATTTTGGAAATCTCCCCAACCGAATTCGGGGCCTCCAGGTGGCCACATCCCTGGTCGCCAATTTAACTGAGCCATCGATTGGGCCTGATCAAACATTCGATCCATTAAATGGTCGTTTTGTTTCAGTGAATTTTATGATTTATTTGTCTTGCCTGTTGCATTGGATTTCCTCTACTGGGTGGCGCCATCGGTGGGAAAGCTTGGGTAGGTCCAGACGAAAGATCCCAGGCTGACGAGCTACTCATAGCGGAGGGTCCTGCAGTCCTCCGAGAAGACGGAGGATAGCCAGGGTGTTGAGGTGGATGTTGCTGATGATGTCCTGATGGTCGAGGATAACCAGGATGAGCTCCCCAATCAGAGGCACCAGTAATGCTGCTGGATCGGTGACGCAAATTCATCCTTTCCTCTTCCCAATCAGGATAGCTCATTTGCTGTGGTAGTATAAAAGGTCAAGTCACAATCTAGAACGTTATTTGTCGAAAAATTCAGATCAAATTACCGCTGCTTCATTCAAACTGACGAAACTTCCACTGTTGCTTTGTGAAGACGGCATTGGTCGAAATTGGTGCTGGCGAGAATCGACTGATTGCGACATTTTGAGATCCGGAGATGGGGGCGGCAGATTTCTAGGCATCGTCTGTGAGAGCCTTGGTGGTTCAAACGATGTTGATGATGAGGGTGAAGGTGGAGGGCCGTATGCcggttttttcaaaatcccTGGCGGCGTAAATTTCCGTGAAAGTTGAATGGGTGACGCCTCTTTGGGTGGTGGCACAGGTGGCACTATAAAtgcattacaaaaaaatttgaattgaatacTTTTCTCTAAAGGACACCCTGTAATGTTTACATGAGTCATTTTGAGCTAAATTTAGAATGGGGCTATGTAAACTTTATACTCAAGGTACTATTTCTTAGCTAACACACACAATATCTAGTGGATACAGGTGAATAAATAATCAAGTGCCTAACGAGACAGGTAAACAATAATAATGTACTATCTTGAAGACCATTTACCACAAATAACAAACATATGGCTGtctaaatattttcaaataaacaaaCCCTCGGTGTTGTTTGAGCTGTCAACAAGCTTAAGTGTAaacctaaaaaataaattttatcacAGTGAACAGTAATTATACGATAATGAACATATTTAGCTGGTCGTAACTCACGTGACTTCTCAACGATACAAACAATTTCCTAGAAAGTCTGTTGATGGATGAGGAATCAACTAAGCCATCTGGCTCATGTAAACCAGCGCACATTTTTTACTCACGAGCTAACACGTTACGTGATTGAACACTTGAACTGCTGTTGAACTTGAACTGCCCACTTGATTATGAGATATGAGGTGGTCGAAAATAGCGACATTCCTTGTCTATACATTTTTCCGATTAATTTGACTAAAAAACAGCAAACCATGGAGGCTTGAAGCAAACCGCAAAGTGCAAACCATGCTGCATTTCAACAAATCCCGCGGCCAAGGCAACGTCTCATCGGCCATATTTGGCCGAAGCTTGTTTACATTTAGTTGTAAccaacattttctatttttaatttaaaaatttgaaattaaaaaccaaagacatgtttcaaaaaaatctaaaaatcatgtttttgatttttaatttaaattttacttgataaaaaatttaaatcaaattttggtCAAATATGTTCGATTCGACGTTGCCTTGACTGTGGTACTCGTTGGTTTGCTCTAATCCGGCCATCTAAATGCTGATTATTTCTCCATCATATCGAGACAAATTAAATCAACAACCTGGTGGCTTGCTGTCTGGGGCTGAGGGCAGAGGCCTAGAGCCCATGAATCGCTTGAGAGATCCCATTTTCTCCATGAAGGATTCCTTGCGAGGCGTGGAGGGTGTCATCGGCGGCggcttaaaaaagtaaaaaggccCAATTAGTATTATAACCTTATTGACAGATATAGAAATGTAAATGATACTTGATTTTGAGAACTCGATCCTCCGCTTTTCCTGCCTAGCAGAGGAGTCGTAAAAACATTCAAGCGCGATGTCTAAGGAATACAATTTTTGTCAGACAAAACAACATTATTTTGACGTATAAAGCAACAACTTACCGAAAAATCTTTTCGGCTCAGTAATGGGGTAGAAAATGGGcctttctttcctttgttACGTGGTGGGGGTAGTGGTGGAGGAATTGAAGAATCGGCATTTTTGGGTGGCAGTGGTGGTCTCACGGTCGGGACTATACAATCCAGCGCCTGTGAAAAGACGAATTCTTTCGTTATCTATAACACTGAgggtatttttcaaaatatggaAGTACTTTTCTAGAATGATTCATTCTTTTAGGGTGTCGATGATACATGTCATCGCAGGATAAGCAAAATATTTGGTTGAGACATTTCTCACACCGAACTTTTGGACTTGAGGATCCACAAAGTTCACAGTGACGTCCATCGCCTTTTCTCGGCTCCATTTTCCCACCTACAGCGTGTTGGAAAATACCAAAGTGATTAATAGCTTTGCGTTTGAACTAAACATttacatttacaaaaataaattgtacCAAATCGAATTGAGAATGTAGCTTTATGCCCAGTCCCGTATTCTATGTCTTCGTATTCGTCCTCCAAGGGCGGTGGTTGGGTTGTGGGTAATGGAGGTGGTTCAGCAGATGCAGCGTCGTTGGTAGCAGATGCAGATTTATTTTCGGAACTAGCCGGCGTAATTTGCTAAATAATTCCCACAGCATAGAAACagaattaatttcaaaaaattaaccaACACCAACTTCCCCCATAAAAACTGACACAAAATTGATtgcaaaataattggtttAGTTGTTTCGCATCGCAATCAAAAGTATAACTGATGCTGGTGGTCTGAAGTAGTAAATAATAGCGTTGACGTACCCTCATTTCATTTGACACTCACAGGAGACATGGGATAGATTCGACACGAGATAGCAAATTGCGGAAACGGATAAAACGATCCCCACACTCAAAATCGACTGAAAAATCGTATATAAACTCCGGGAGAGATGGAAAAGGCGGACCGCACGCCGCACTGTGCGATGATGATGTCCGTTCGCCCCGCCGGAATAGACACCAAAGAGCAAAGCAGTGCGACAAACAGGATAGGAATGGGCCGCTGGAATTGTCGGCAATCTGCCAGCGATTCACACGGCACCCCCTGACAAAAagcaaaatcccaaaaatatcGTCGAGCTCGTCCTGCTGGTCGTGTCTTCCCTGTACCGGGGCAGTTCTCCCCCGTGAGACACCGCCAGCGCGTCAGTGAGAATCAATCTAGACATGCATGAATAGATTTGGCCTTCATTGGAAGGCATTCGGAAGGTGTAGCCAACGGGATTTTAATGGTAAATAACATCAtgtgcaaacaaacaaaaacaaaatgttttatcaACTGACGTGTACTAGCTAGTAATCGTTCAGTAAATTACAGTAAACTAtcagaaaatatgaaacaaaataaataaagttatTACTAGATTAACGTATCGTAAATAAtactaaatttgtttttttgcctgAGCATGCAACTATTTCAATTGCCTAGAGTTGAATGAACTGAATACTTCCTTGTCAATTTACCGAATCAAAAACACATCCGAGTTCTCGAGATGTAGTTTCGCAGGAACAAAATCAACACTCGCGCTTATTGTGTGTGCCGTGTTTGAATGCAGCTGGCCTTTCTCTCAGACGTCACGGATTTAAACTTTATATATTCCTCTGGAAGAAAGTCAAAAATAGCTTGGCATTCAAGGTTTCCAACTCTGACTGCCGGCGCGTCATTGCCACGGTTAGGAAGCCACCTCCGTCGTCAGAGACTATTCTGCTACCAAATATTTATCAACAACGATATCCAAATCATTAGCTACACCTCATTTGTCCATGCAAAGCATTTCAAAAGTTTAATCTTGATTAAATACCTACCGgaattattcattttctatATTTAATTCCTTGTTTACTCTTATCTTTACACTCTTGTAGCTaaataaattatgtttttttttttttttatagtacatttaaaaaaatagggaaTTGATTGATAGATATGTACCATATCGGTGATGGGAATAACGGAAACTTTCAACACATTCATTTCCGGTTGTTTTACCGGTCTttgttgtgtgttttgtttttttaaattctcttcATGCCCATATATCTTCCAGAAGGGCGTGCAGCATACCGCGTGCGTACTGTCTCTTTTACTGCTTTTCGCGGCTTTTGCGCTTTTTGGTCCAGTGCACAGCGCACTGGCTTGTTTAGTTATTTATACTCTTATGGAATTttgttataaatatatatcatTGTTATCCCTGTTATATGTTCACCACTTCGTCAGATTTTTAATCATGTCTATCTGGCTCGGGATTTTCATTACCTTGCCAGTTGGCCTTATTCGAAAAAAGCACCATCTCTGATCCAAATATTAACATTGCAACATTGTTAGTCTAGTTGTCGCTAGATGGCTTATTTTGTTTATAGACACTTTATTTCTGATTAAAATTCAAGAATCGAAATGATCACAACAATGATTTCCATTTCTTAACAGCGGTAAAAGAAGTGACACTGCTTTATTGTGGTTTTTTAACATTCAAATTATCTAATAAATCCGAGTTGAAAGTGCGTTGAAATGGAAGACTATGAGGTATTAGAAAAAATAGGAGAAGGATCTTTTGGAAGAGTTTACAAAGCAAGACATAGACACTTGAGAGGTTTGGTTGCTCTCAAGTTTATTCCAAAAGTAAGTgtttataaataaattccTTTCCATTTCATTGTAACAAATTCTatactttgttgtttgtagATTGGTAGGACAGAATGTGAGCTGCAAAGCTTGAGACACGAGTTTGAAATCCAGAAAGGCTTGCGTCACCCAAACATTGTTCACATGCTTGGTGCCTTTGAAACATATAAAGAGGTAATCAAGAAATTTCAGAATTCATTTGTTGCTGTTTTTTGTGTTGATTATTaacgatttatttttccatccagCTAGTTGTTGTTACTGAGTATGTTGAAAGTGACTTGTACAAACTACTGGAAGATGGGACACTCTGTGAAGACAAAATGCGAATGGTTGCTTGCCAGTTGCTATCTGCTCTCTACTACCTTCATTCAGACAGGATATTACACCGTGACATCAAACCTCAGAATATACTGCTGACAAGTGATGGCATCATTAAACTTTGCGATTTTGGATTTGCAAGATCCATGGACCTCAACACTTATGTGCTAACATCTGTCAAAGGAACTCCATTGTACATGGCCCCAGAAATCATAGAGGAAAAGCCATACGATCATAATGCAGATTTATGgtacattttttattgcagataTTGTCTCTTCAAAGATTTGTTGATTTACCCTTCATTTTTACAACAGGTCCTTAGGTTGCATTTTGTATGAGCTCCTTGTTGGATCGCCACCCTTTTGCACCACATCTTTATTGCAACTAATACGAAAAATTCGTTACGAAACCGTGCCTTGGCCCACAAATCTGAGCCCAGATTGTTTCAACCTCCTTCAAGGTCTCTTGGAGAAAGATCCTCGCCGCAGGCTAACTTGGCCTCACTTGCTCGAGCATCCTTTCCTGGAGAACAAAGTTCTGCTCCCACCTGAAAGGCGTATGTTCAATACAATGTTCCTTTTCTGGTAAAGGTAACAAATTTCACTGATTCCCTCTTCACCTTCTCTCTAGTGAGACCTCAGCTTCCCTTAACGACTGCCTTGACGGCTTCGCAGGAACTGGCCAAAGAGATTCAAAGACAAGATCTCTCCCAAAAGATGCCGTTCAAAAACAAGTGAACATTGTCATGCTGATTATTTTATCCAATCTTTTAACTGAAATTTATCGGTTGTTCTTTTACAAGGGTTTTCACGCGAGCCCTTCAGAGATTAGAAGAGTACGAAAGACGCCGAAATAGCGCTCCAGTTTCTCAGCCCAAACAATTGCTAGCCCATCCCGCCGCCGCCTTCCACAGCACCCAATATAATCCGTACgtcaatttaaacaaaatttctaaaagtcgcgttttttttttaatttgaaactttATCATTTTGGTCGAATAGTGCATTTGGAGACTGGACGCGTCGCCAAAGTGCAGCCGTCGATACCCACCGTTTACCGCCTGCCATCGATCCACGTATCAGTGAGAGGCAGCAATTGCTGGAAAGAATTTTAGAAACGACCAGATGGCCGACCAAACAAAATGTGGCCGATTTCGATCCCCTCGATCCTGGCACCAACGCTCATCATTTCTCCCTCATTCAGCCAGTCGTGCCCAACCCGCCAAACAGCCAGCCGACTGTCGAAGAAACTGTTTCACCTTCCATCGAGCCCAAAACGGAGGTAAATATCGATGTGCAGTCCTATCATAGAAGAAAGGATTGACCAAATGATGATTGATTCATTCTAGGCCAAGGAAACGGCAACTGGCGAAGTTGCGGCCGCCGCAACCGCCGCCGCCGGTTCGTTGCTGTCGAAATCTCTGGAAAACGACGAATGGGAAGAGTTTCTTGACGGAACGCTGGCCGACGCCATAGAGAATCCGCAGACGCTGGAGCAGAGGGATCTCGTCGCCGTTGTGGTGGCTCCGTTACGCAACGTCAACGCCAGCCCGAGCCTAGTCGAACGTATAGCAACTCTGCTAGCCCTGCCGTGGGCTGGAGTCGACCGCGAAGAATCAGTCGACGAAGAATTAATCGTCCGCGCCTACGCAGATACCCGCGTCGTGCCCAATCTCTTGTACGCTTGCAAAGTAATGGTTCAGAGAAGATCTGGCGATAACCGTAGCACCGGGTAactcctctttttgtttatttgtcacagtctaaatttccatttctcATTCTCCCATGtgatttcatttcgttttctatttttttttttttttttttgggttgtgccCAAAAACAGGAGCATCGACAGCAAAAAGACGGACGCCGAATTGACGGCCGACGATCTGCAGTCCTTAGAAATGCTGCTGGGTTTGATGGCCCGTCTGGTGCACCTGAGTACGACCGCAGGTAATCACTCATCGCGAGCTCTTGTGTAACTGGAAACGAAAGTGGGGGTGGCTaatcattattttaattttcttttccttccctttttttccccccgatTGAATACACAACAGAATTCATCAATCAATTCTGCGATGCTGTTTGCGTGCTGGATTGCGCGGCCGCCATTCATCACCTGTTGTCTGTCGATCGTCGCAAAGCCCATGCAGTCGGCCACGTTCTGGCCATCCTGTCGCACGTCCTGCGCACTCGAGCCGAGAACGTTAGCGTCGTCCAAGATATTCTCACTCAAAGAGGTATTACATTTCACACTATTGccttgaaaataagaaaatgaacaGCTAATCTCACCATCTCTTTCTACCCTTGTGCGACATGACAGACACAAATTTGGTGCGTTTGTTGTCGAATCGAAACCCCATGATTAGGTCCAGGTGTTGTACGCTCATAGGATACCTGTCTCTcaggtaagagaaaaagaaatgcaataaaaatacaacaccTTTTTCCCATGACGTCAGCTGCAGCAAACAGCGTGAATGATGTTCCTattctcttgttttctttctcgccTCGTTTCGCCCAGGGGCACTGACAAGCTCAAGGAATTGAGCAGACAGCCTGTCGTCGTCGAGCGCGTGGAGCAATTGCTAGCAGATAGCGATCCTCGGGTCAGGCAGGTCTGTACCCCCAAGTTTGGGATATCCAACATCTTTTCTTTCGAAGGCCTAGCCTATAGCCGATTCTTTTTCgcttatcttttttctctgatttaaccccttctctttctctctctctctctccgacaGAGTGCCACATTCGCCTATCGTTTGCTGAGCGGCCATAAAACCCGGGCCGGAAACTGAATGGACGAGCAGCACTATGCAAAGTGGGCCAACCGCCGATAGAAAAACTcgcgaaaaagaattttaaagaaaaatagcaAAAACCAACTTTTCACCGTCCCACTCCATGACGGATGGCCACATTTTGCTAAGCTTTTGCCATTCCGCATTAGATTGGAAGGGGGGCGACAACACAACAATCGTAAAAGGTTCATTACATGACAACGCCGGATTTTTCGGTTGACTAAACAATGAACCACCTCCGTTTTCACTCCTCCCAAATAGCAAATcctgttttattttactttggtCTATCTTTCGATCTTTTATCGACAGTGCCTTTTCTATTGCTTGACATTTCCCATTACCGTTTGATCTCGTGAAATATATCTGATCTTTTGAATCGCACTCGCCCAGCagcataataataattgaaaaaacaaaaaccggaCGCGCGCACGCAGAAAGATCCAAACAGGTACTATAGATATTATCAAAAATGGAGACTGCAGGAAGACCATccttgaagaaaatgaataagaaggaaaaaaacgacGTGATTGAATTTACGGCAAGTGAATGGGGCGCGCTCGTATATACAggagaacgagagagagagagagagatcaccCACAATTGTGCTCAAGGCTATTTGGAAATGTTCATTCATGAAAATCAAATAGGAGACTCTCTCGGGCCgatcaaaaaagagagagagagagatggtatATTGCACAACTTGCGCTCGGGTCTGTGGCGGGCGATGGATGACAGACTCCGGCCGCGTGTGTGCACGTGCGAGCTCAAACACCTCATTGGCGATGCGGCCAAAAGAGCCGCGAGGGGGGCAGAGTCCGCGCCGCTCACTGCTGATGTTCGATCGTGAAAATGATTCTTGGCAGCTAGCTATAGAGACGAGGAGCCTCTTATTTTTGCGCGCTCGTTTTTCCAACCTCCATTGAGAAAGAGCCGGGCGAGGCCCAGCAGCAGTCTCAGAATCGTGGGCTCAATTCCAAAAAGAATAAGCTGAGGAATCGGCCCGGCACCAGCACAAGAAAGCGCGGAAGGTATAGCATATCTCacagacaagaagaagaagaagaagaagaaatataaataaatgctGATAGGAGAGATGGAAACACTCCCACAAGATGGTGAAgcacacaaacaacaacagaaaggagagaagaagaagaagaagaataacgtGATAGCTTATCGCTTTCGAGGTGCGGTACAGCAGGTCccaatctcttttctctcttctcgtcAATAGAACTCGGAAGAATCTTCTGGGCGTCGAAAGACAACCATCTATtttggccagcacagcacctGACAACCCAAAAAGTCGTTTGgctttttgttatttggcGAACTTGAAAACAAGAAAGGCCAATTATCGCATCAACCACCGTCAATTTATCTAAGGCGATTCAGCACGTCTATTATCTGAGCTGGTACAGTCTCCTCGATTGCTGTCCAGGAATAGAGTGGCACCCAatttcagaaaatgaaaacaaaaaaaaaggcctgaCCGACTGCCAGTAGCTTTAATCAACGCagggttgaaagaaaccaTTGACATAATCAATACAACCAAATTGAGACTATGCTGCCgaatgggaattttttaaaaaacttgattTCGTTTATTATTAGACGG
This sequence is a window from Daphnia pulicaria isolate SC F1-1A chromosome 7, SC_F0-13Bv2, whole genome shotgun sequence. Protein-coding genes within it:
- the LOC124349278 gene encoding serine/threonine-protein kinase fused-like — translated: MEDYEVLEKIGEGSFGRVYKARHRHLRGLVALKFIPKIGRTECELQSLRHEFEIQKGLRHPNIVHMLGAFETYKELVVVTEYVESDLYKLLEDGTLCEDKMRMVACQLLSALYYLHSDRILHRDIKPQNILLTSDGIIKLCDFGFARSMDLNTYVLTSVKGTPLYMAPEIIEEKPYDHNADLWSLGCILYELLVGSPPFCTTSLLQLIRKIRYETVPWPTNLSPDCFNLLQGLLEKDPRRRLTWPHLLEHPFLENKVLLPPERLRPQLPLTTALTASQELAKEIQRQDLSQKMPFKNKVFTRALQRLEEYERRRNSAPVSQPKQLLAHPAAAFHSTQYNPAFGDWTRRQSAAVDTHRLPPAIDPRISERQQLLERILETTRWPTKQNVADFDPLDPGTNAHHFSLIQPVVPNPPNSQPTVEETVSPSIEPKTEAKETATGEVAAAATAAAGSLLSKSLENDEWEEFLDGTLADAIENPQTLEQRDLVAVVVAPLRNVNASPSLVERIATLLALPWAGVDREESVDEELIVRAYADTRVVPNLLYACKVMVQRRSGDNRSTGSIDSKKTDAELTADDLQSLEMLLGLMARLVHLSTTAEFINQFCDAVCVLDCAAAIHHLLSVDRRKAHAVGHVLAILSHVLRTRAENVSVVQDILTQRDTNLVRLLSNRNPMIRSRCCTLIGYLSLRGTDKLKELSRQPVVVERVEQLLADSDPRVRQSATFAYRLLSGHKTRAGN